The window GGCCTCGGCTCGACCGCTGCGCGGGGGTCGTCGTCCACTCGACTGCCGCCCCAACGGGCGAGTTTGCCTGTTCCAGCGAGTTGCTCAATCGCATTCGCACGCTCGTGCGCTGGGCCCAACGATCGAACATGGTGTCGGTCCTCACCGACTGTCCCCACCGCGAAAAGCTGGGGTGGCTCGAGCAGTACCACCTCAACGGACCTTCGATCCGGTACGAATTCGACGTGGCGAACATCTTCGCAAAGGGGATGCGGGACATGGCCGACTCGCAACTTCCCAGCGGACTGGTGCCGAACATCGCTCCCGAATACACGGTTTTTCCGGGGACGTTCCGCGCCGCGGCAGAGTGGGGTTCGGCCGTGATCCTCGTCCCCTGGCAGCAGTACCTGTTCACCGGCGATCCGACGTTGCTCGTGAACTATTACCCGCAGATGAAGCGATACATGGGATACCTCGACTCAATCGCCGAGGACGGCGTCGTGAGCGAGGGGCTAGGGGACTGGTACGACATCGGCCCCGCGGATCGCCCTGGTCACGCCCAGCTCACTCCGCCGTCGGTTACCGCGACGGCGTTCTACTTTCACGACGCCCAGCTGATGACCCGGATCGCCGAGCTCGTGGGCCGAGCCGACGATGCGGCTCGCTATGCCGCTCAGGCCGACGCGATTCGCGCCGCGTGGCTCCGCGCGTTTCGCAGCGAGGAGGGAGTTTACGCCACGAATTCGCAGTGCAGCAACGCATTGGCCCTGGAACTGGGGCTCGTGGAACCCGCCGACCGCGAACGGGTCCTGGCGGCCCTGGTCGCGGATCTTGAATCGCACGGTTTCGCCCCAACCGCCGGCGACGTGGGGCACCGATACTTGCTGCAGGCCCTCGCCCGCGGCGGACGATCGGACCTCGTCGACCGGATGGTCAACCAGGACGAGCGGCCCGGCTACGGCTACCAACTCAAGCAGGGGGCGACCAGCCTCACCGAGGCGTGGGACGCCAACCATCACTCGTCGCACAACCACTTCATGTTGGGGCACGTCACCGAGTGGTTCTACGGCGACCTGCTTGGGATCCGTCCCGATCCCGCGGCGCCCGGATTCAAGCGGGCGATCGTCGCCCCCGCACCGGTCGGCGAACTCGCCTGGGCCGAGGGAGCGTACGATGGTCCCCACGGTCGCATTTGCGTTCGTTGGACGCATGCCGAACGAAAGTTCACGCTGCGGGTCGCGATTCCCGCCAATTCGACGGCGATCGTACGCCTGCCGACCGACGATCCCGGTTCCGTCCGCGAAGGGGGCCGGCCGCTGGCCGATGTCGAGGGAGTTTCCGCCGGGAAGGCCGACGGCGATCGCTTGATCGTGGAGATCGAATCCGGGACGTACGAGTTCACAAGCGACTGGGCGGGGAACTGAACGCGAACATCCCTTGCACGTGCGGTTCGCGT of the Pirellulales bacterium genome contains:
- a CDS encoding family 78 glycoside hydrolase catalytic domain, with translation MTHSLLSGVCRLGLALSLAVAAVPAAAYEVARLRCEDSADPLGVDVPQPRLSWQVASDERGQRQTAYRVLVASSPEQLAAERGDLWDSGRVESDATTVVRYAGAELSSSQRVHWKVQSWDARGQASAWSQPAAWTMGIVDPADWRAVWIVAPWSSEALLVRKEFLVRPGLRRATAHLTGLGHFEFFLNGRRGSANLLSPGWTKYDRTCLYETHDVTNLLQPGANAIGMALGDGMYHSERRNRFSKFQGSFGPLRAFGQIELEYEDGLREVVATATDWRVARGPVTYNDVYGGEDYDARLEEPGWNAPGFDDAHWTEAVELVRGQKDLRGLSASAPPLGAIETIAPVTTITVGESEVVDLGQNASFMPRITVSGPAGSTVRLTHAEVLDPEGRIDRGTCGGNRGPAYWQYTKRSDEPETWFPQFFYAGCRYLQVDRLPATPGGRRPRLDRCAGVVVHSTAAPTGEFACSSELLNRIRTLVRWAQRSNMVSVLTDCPHREKLGWLEQYHLNGPSIRYEFDVANIFAKGMRDMADSQLPSGLVPNIAPEYTVFPGTFRAAAEWGSAVILVPWQQYLFTGDPTLLVNYYPQMKRYMGYLDSIAEDGVVSEGLGDWYDIGPADRPGHAQLTPPSVTATAFYFHDAQLMTRIAELVGRADDAARYAAQADAIRAAWLRAFRSEEGVYATNSQCSNALALELGLVEPADRERVLAALVADLESHGFAPTAGDVGHRYLLQALARGGRSDLVDRMVNQDERPGYGYQLKQGATSLTEAWDANHHSSHNHFMLGHVTEWFYGDLLGIRPDPAAPGFKRAIVAPAPVGELAWAEGAYDGPHGRICVRWTHAERKFTLRVAIPANSTAIVRLPTDDPGSVREGGRPLADVEGVSAGKADGDRLIVEIESGTYEFTSDWAGN